One window from the genome of Poecilia reticulata strain Guanapo linkage group LG9, Guppy_female_1.0+MT, whole genome shotgun sequence encodes:
- the cxcl13 gene encoding C-X-C motif chemokine 2 isoform X2 yields the protein MNKAVILLVALTLCCCIPELHASKLGCRCIKTTSQRVALRTVAKVEVTPPSGRCRRSERVVIRKNGSKVCISSDANWFPEFLSKLNQLGRGCRRCFLHST from the exons ATGAACAAAGCTGTGATCCTCCTGGTTGCTCTgactctctgctgctgcatcccTGAGCTGCATG CTTCCAAGTTGGGATGCCGCTGCATAAAAACGACCTCTCAACGTGTCGCTCTAAGAACCGTGGCCAAGGTGGAAGTGACGCCTCCATCAGGACGGTGCCGCCGTTCAGAAAGAGT cGTCATCAGGAAAAACGGCTCCAAGGTTTGCATCAGTTCAGACGCCAATTGGTTCCCAGAGTTTCTCAGCAAACTTAACCA GCTGGGCAGAGGCTGCAGACGCTGCTTCTTGCATTCAACataa
- the cxcl13 gene encoding C-X-C motif chemokine 2 isoform X1, whose product MNKAVILLVALTLCCCIPELHASKLGCRCIKTTSQRVALRTVAKVEVTPPSGRCRRSERVVIRKNGSKVCISSDANWFPEFLSKLNQDYENINSSTVSPTTF is encoded by the exons ATGAACAAAGCTGTGATCCTCCTGGTTGCTCTgactctctgctgctgcatcccTGAGCTGCATG CTTCCAAGTTGGGATGCCGCTGCATAAAAACGACCTCTCAACGTGTCGCTCTAAGAACCGTGGCCAAGGTGGAAGTGACGCCTCCATCAGGACGGTGCCGCCGTTCAGAAAGAGT cGTCATCAGGAAAAACGGCTCCAAGGTTTGCATCAGTTCAGACGCCAATTGGTTCCCAGAGTTTCTCAGCAAACTTAACCA gGATTACGAAAACATCAATTCATCCACTGTTTCTCCAACAACCTTCTGA
- the cnot6l gene encoding CCR4-NOT transcription complex subunit 6-like has product MPKEKYDPPDPRRCYTIMSAEEAANGKKSHWNELEITGRVRSLSSSLWTLTHLTALHINDNNLTRIPPDIAKLPNLVYLNLSSNKLRSLPAELGNMVSLRELLLNNNLLRVLPYELGRLFQLQTLGLKGNPLSQDILNLYQEPDGTRKLLNYMLDNLAVHPEQLPQRPWITLKERDLMSPTAAFTVMCYNVLCDKYATRQLYGYCPSWALNWEYRKKGIMEEITGCDADIISLQEVETEQYYTLFLETLKDRGYDGYFCPKSRAKLVSEQERKHVDGCAIFFKTEKFTLVQKHTVEFNQVAMANSEGSEVMLNRVMTKDNIGVTVLLEVNKNMFASGVKPQERQLLLVANAHMHWDPEYSDVKLIQTMMFLSELKSIAERASGAMTTDSPTSDPSSIPIVLCADLNSLPDSGVVEYLSNGGVAENHKDFKELRYNECLTNFSCNGKNGNSDGSITHSFQLKSAYDSNLMPYTNYTYDFKGVIDYIFFSKTHMSAVGVLGPLDSQWLVDNNITGCPHPHIPSDHFSLLAQLELQPPVPHPLNPLNGLHLPVHSFIQDPVQLTIRLEQEE; this is encoded by the exons ATGCCAAAGGAAAAATATGATCCTCCAGATCCCCGCAGATGTTACACCATCATGTCAGCTGAGGAGGCGGCCAATGGGAAGAAGTCTCACTGGAACGAGCTCGAGATAACCG GACGAGTCAGGAGCCTGAGCAGCTCGTTATGGACCCTCACGCACCTGACGGCGCTGCACATCAACGACAACAACCTGACCCGTATCCCGCCGGACATCGCCAAGCTGCCCAACCTGGTCTACCTGAACCTGTCGTCCAATAAGCTGCGCAGTCTGCCCGCCGAACTGGGCAACATGGTCTCTCTCAG ggaaTTGCTTTTAAACAACAATCTTTTACGAGTCCTGCCTTACGAACTGGGCCGGCTTTTCCAGCTTCAAACTCTGGGACTTAAAG GAAATCCGTTATCGCAGGACATCCTGAATCTGTACCAGGAGCCCGACGGAACCAGAAAGCTTTTGAACTACATGCTCGACAATCTGGCAG TTCACCCAGAGCAGCTCCCCCAAAGACCGTGGATCACTCTGAAGGAGCGAGACCTGATGAGCCCAACAG CTGCGTTCACAGTCATGTGCTACAATGTGCTGTGCGACAAGTACGCCACGCGGCAGCTCTACGGCTACTGTCCGTCCTGGGCGCTGAACTGGGAGTACCGGAAGAAAGGCATCATGGAGGAAATCACCGGCTGTGACGCCGACATCATCAGCCTGCAG gaagTGGAGACGGAGCAGTACTACACCTTGTTCCTGGAAACACTAAAGGACCGCGGCTACGACGGCTACTTCTGCCCCAAATCCCGCGCCAAGCTGGTTTCTGAGCAGGAGAGGAAACACGTCGATGGCTGCGCCATTTTCTTCAAGACCGAGAA GTTCACTCTGGTCCAGAAACACACCGTGGAGTTCAATCAGGTGGCCATGGCCAACTctgaggggtcagaggtcatgctGAACAGAGTGATGACCAAAGACAACATCGGCGTGacggttctgctggaggttaaTAAGAACATGTTCGCCAGTG GCGTGAAGCCTCAGGAGAGGCAGCTACTGCTTGTGGCCAACGCTCACATGCATTGGGACCCGGAGTACTCGGACGTTAAGCTGATCCAAACCATGATGTTTCTGTCGGAGCTGAAGAGCATCGCTGAGAGAGCCTCGGGTGCCATGACAACGGACTCcccgacctctgacccctcaTCCATCCCCATCGTCCTGTGTGCCGACCTCAACTCGCTGCCCGACTCCG GCGTGGTGGAGTACCTGAGCAACGGCGGTGTGGCTGAAAACCACAAGGACTTCAAGGAGCTGCGCTACAACGAGTGTCTCACCAACTTCAGCTGCAACGGCAAGAACGGCAACTCGGACGGCAGCATCACACACAGCTTCCAGCTGAAGAGCGCGTACGACAGCAACCTGATGCCTTACACCAACTACACATACGACTTCAAG GGCGTCATCGACTACATCTTCTTCTCCAAGACACACATGAGCGCCGTGGGCGTCCTGGGCCCGCTGGACAGCCAGTGGCTGGTGGACAACAACATCACCGGCTGCCCCCACCCCCACATCCCCTCGGACCACTTCTCCCTGCTGGCCCAGCTGGAACTGCAACCCCCTGTCCCCCACCCGCTCAACCCCCTGAACGGCCTGCACCTGCCCGTCCACAG CTTTATACAGGACCCTGTACAGCTCACCATCAGACTCGAACAGGAGGAGTGA